One window of the Notolabrus celidotus isolate fNotCel1 chromosome 23, fNotCel1.pri, whole genome shotgun sequence genome contains the following:
- the gba3 gene encoding cytosolic beta-glucosidase isoform X2, whose product MALIQDANMFPRDFAWGAGTAAYQVEGGWQADGKGPSIWDTFCHEKGRVFGDQSGDVACNSYELWERDLECIQQLGLTHYRFSLSWSRLLPDGTTRHVNQKGVQYYNKVINDLVGCNVSPMVTLYHFDLPQALQDQGGWKSPCIASLFESYAKFCFQTFGDRVKLWITINEPYVCAKLGHEDGIHAPGLKEPGVTAYLVGHNMLRAHAMAWHGYNSYFRTAQRGLVSLAINSDWIEPLNTHCEEDIAATERYLAFTLGWFAWPLFVTGDYPEIMRSAIDAESKKLGYNGSSRLPSFSKDEPTILGTADFFALNYYTSRKIKQGEGCGNILCMKSDRDAGEVLDASWPICGVSWLAVVPDGLRKLLKYIKDTFKNPAVYITENGFSQVGPLQIEDDQRSKFYKDTIMEIAKGKSCCPGRQGRHPWVFCMDAAGQL is encoded by the exons ATGGCTTTAATTCAGGATGCCAACATGTTCCCACGCGACTTTGCGTGGGGAGCTGGAACTGCTGCATATCAAGTAGAAG GTGGCTGGCAGGCAGATGGCAAGGGACCAAGTATCTGGGACACATTTTGTCATGAGAAAGGCAGAGTGTTTGGGGACCAGAGTGGAGATGTCGCCTGTAACAGCTACGAGCTGTGGGAGAGGGACCTGGAGTGTATCCAGCAGCTTGGACTGACGCACTATCGCTTTTCGCTTTCCTGGTCCCGCCTGCTGCCTGATGGGACTACAAGACATGTTAACCAAAAAG GTGTGCAGTACTACAACAAGGTGATAAATGATTTGGTGGGCTGTAATGTTTCCCCAATGGTAACACTCTACCACTTCGACCTGCCTCAAGCTCTCCAAGACCAGGGTGGCTGGAAGTCTCCATGTATAGCAAGCCTATTTGAGAGCTACGCCAAGTTTTGCTTCCAAACATTTGGTGACCGCGTCAAACTCTGGATCACTATCAATGAGCCGTATGTCTGCGCCAAACTGGGCCATGAGGATGGCATCCATGCTCCAGGGTTGAAAGAACCGGGGGTTACTGCCTACCTGGTGGGTCATAACATGCTGCGTGCCCACGCCATGGCCTGGCACGGCTACAACTCTTATTTCAGGACAGCGCAGCGGGGCTTGGTGTCTCTGGCCATCAACAGTGACTGGATTGAGCCTTTAAACACACATTGCGAAGAGGATATTGCCGCAACTGAACGCTACCTTGCATTCACTCTGGGGTGGTTCGCCTGGCCTCTGTTTGTAACTGGAGATTATCCAGAAATAATGAGATCTGCCATTGATGCAGAAAGTAAGAAATTGGGATACAACGGCAGCTCGAGACTGCCCAGTTTCTCAAAGGATGAACCCACCATTTTgggcacagctgacttcttTGCGTTGAACTACTACACGTCTCGTAAAATCAAGCAAGGAGAAGGTTGTGGAAATATTTTGTGCATGAAGAGCGACAGAGATGCTGGAGAAGTTTTAGATGCGTCCTGGCCTATTTGCGGTGTTTCCTGGCTTGCTGTTGTGCCCGATGGTTTAAGGAAACTTCTCAAGTATATCAAG GACACGTTTAAAAACCCAGCAGTCTACATCACAGAGAACGGCTTCTCTCAGGTGGGGCCGCTGCAAATTGAGGATGATCAACGATCAAAGTTTTACAAGGACACCATTATGGAAATTGCTAAAGGTAAAAGCTG cTGTCCAGGCAGACAGGGTCGACATCCGTGGGTATTTTGCATGGACGCTGCTGGACAACTTTGA
- the gba3 gene encoding cytosolic beta-glucosidase isoform X1: protein MALIQDANMFPRDFAWGAGTAAYQVEGGWQADGKGPSIWDTFCHEKGRVFGDQSGDVACNSYELWERDLECIQQLGLTHYRFSLSWSRLLPDGTTRHVNQKGVQYYNKVINDLVGCNVSPMVTLYHFDLPQALQDQGGWKSPCIASLFESYAKFCFQTFGDRVKLWITINEPYVCAKLGHEDGIHAPGLKEPGVTAYLVGHNMLRAHAMAWHGYNSYFRTAQRGLVSLAINSDWIEPLNTHCEEDIAATERYLAFTLGWFAWPLFVTGDYPEIMRSAIDAESKKLGYNGSSRLPSFSKDEPTILGTADFFALNYYTSRKIKQGEGCGNILCMKSDRDAGEVLDASWPICGVSWLAVVPDGLRKLLKYIKDTFKNPAVYITENGFSQVGPLQIEDDQRSKFYKDTIMEIAKAVQADRVDIRGYFAWTLLDNFEWADGYSVRFGLYHVDFEDEKLSRTMYQSGREYSKIILKHKFSQ from the exons ATGGCTTTAATTCAGGATGCCAACATGTTCCCACGCGACTTTGCGTGGGGAGCTGGAACTGCTGCATATCAAGTAGAAG GTGGCTGGCAGGCAGATGGCAAGGGACCAAGTATCTGGGACACATTTTGTCATGAGAAAGGCAGAGTGTTTGGGGACCAGAGTGGAGATGTCGCCTGTAACAGCTACGAGCTGTGGGAGAGGGACCTGGAGTGTATCCAGCAGCTTGGACTGACGCACTATCGCTTTTCGCTTTCCTGGTCCCGCCTGCTGCCTGATGGGACTACAAGACATGTTAACCAAAAAG GTGTGCAGTACTACAACAAGGTGATAAATGATTTGGTGGGCTGTAATGTTTCCCCAATGGTAACACTCTACCACTTCGACCTGCCTCAAGCTCTCCAAGACCAGGGTGGCTGGAAGTCTCCATGTATAGCAAGCCTATTTGAGAGCTACGCCAAGTTTTGCTTCCAAACATTTGGTGACCGCGTCAAACTCTGGATCACTATCAATGAGCCGTATGTCTGCGCCAAACTGGGCCATGAGGATGGCATCCATGCTCCAGGGTTGAAAGAACCGGGGGTTACTGCCTACCTGGTGGGTCATAACATGCTGCGTGCCCACGCCATGGCCTGGCACGGCTACAACTCTTATTTCAGGACAGCGCAGCGGGGCTTGGTGTCTCTGGCCATCAACAGTGACTGGATTGAGCCTTTAAACACACATTGCGAAGAGGATATTGCCGCAACTGAACGCTACCTTGCATTCACTCTGGGGTGGTTCGCCTGGCCTCTGTTTGTAACTGGAGATTATCCAGAAATAATGAGATCTGCCATTGATGCAGAAAGTAAGAAATTGGGATACAACGGCAGCTCGAGACTGCCCAGTTTCTCAAAGGATGAACCCACCATTTTgggcacagctgacttcttTGCGTTGAACTACTACACGTCTCGTAAAATCAAGCAAGGAGAAGGTTGTGGAAATATTTTGTGCATGAAGAGCGACAGAGATGCTGGAGAAGTTTTAGATGCGTCCTGGCCTATTTGCGGTGTTTCCTGGCTTGCTGTTGTGCCCGATGGTTTAAGGAAACTTCTCAAGTATATCAAG GACACGTTTAAAAACCCAGCAGTCTACATCACAGAGAACGGCTTCTCTCAGGTGGGGCCGCTGCAAATTGAGGATGATCAACGATCAAAGTTTTACAAGGACACCATTATGGAAATTGCTAAAG cTGTCCAGGCAGACAGGGTCGACATCCGTGGGTATTTTGCATGGACGCTGCTGGACAACTTTGAATGGGCCGATGGATACAGTGTTCGCTTTGGATTGTACCACGTGGACTTCGAGGATGAAAAGCTAAGCCGAACCATGTACCAGTCTGGGCGGGAGTACTCAAAGATTATCTTGAAACATAAATTCAGTCAGTGA